From one Triticum urartu cultivar G1812 chromosome 3, Tu2.1, whole genome shotgun sequence genomic stretch:
- the LOC125545190 gene encoding internal alternative NAD(P)H-ubiquinone oxidoreductase A1, mitochondrial-like, with protein MAASSLLRSLSRVSRRGCAPAFYGRGPLSPLSTAAAAAAADAGDAAVLPRALAGLGPTAKGEKARVVVLGTGWAGSRLMKDLDTTGYDVVCVSPRNHMVFTPLLASTCVGTLEFRSVAEPLARIQPAVSSSPGSYFLLARCTAVDPDAHTIECETVTEGEKDTLKPWKFKVSYDKLVFGCGAEASTFGIRGVTEHATFLREVHDAQEIRRKLLLNLMLSDVPGISEGEKRRLLHCVVVGGGPTGVEFSGELSDFITRDVKERYSHVKDYVHVTLIEANEILSSFDVRLRQYAVNQLVKSGVRLVRGIVKDVQPDKLILDNGEEVPYGLLVWSTGVGASSFVKSLPFPKSHGGRIGVDEWLRVPSVPDVFAIGDCCGFLESTGKEVLPALAQVAERQGLYLARLLNRVMKAGGGHANSQVEVDLGPKFVYKHLGSMATVGRYKALVDLRQSKDSKGISIAGFASWFIWRSAYLTRVVSWRNRLYVAINWLTTMIFGRDISRI; from the exons ATGGCCGCGTCCTCGCTGCTCCGCTCGCTCTCCCGCGTCTCGCGCCGCGGCTGCGCGCCCGCGTTCTACGGCCGCGGCCCGCTCTCGCCGCTCTCCACCGccgcggcggctgcggcggccgACGCGGGGGATGCTGCTGTGTTACCGAGGGCGCTCGCGGGGCTGGGGCCGACGGCCAAGGGGGAGAAGGCGCGGGTGGTGGTGCTCGGAACGGGGTGGGCGGGGTCGCGCCTCATGAAGGACCTCGACACCACCGGCTACGACGTCGTCTGCGTCTCCCCGCGCAACCACATGGTGTTCACGCCGCTGCTCGCCTCCACCTGCGTCGGCACGCTCGAGTTCCGCTCCGTCGCCGAGCCGCTCGCGCGCATCCAGCCCGCCGTCTCCAGCTCCCCGGGCTCCTACTTCCTCCTCGCCCGCTGCACCGCCGTCGACCCCGACGCCCACACG ATTGAGTGTGAGACAGTTACTGAAGGTGAGAAAGACACCTTGAAGCCGTGGAAATTCAAGGTTTCGTATGACAAGTTGGTCTTTGGATGTGGAGCTGAGGCATCGACTTTCGGTATACGTGGTGTTACTGAACATGCAACCTTTCTTCGGGAAGTTCATGACGCTCAAGAGATCCGCAGGAAGCTCCTTCTGAATCTGATGCTGTCTGATGTACCTG GCATATCAGAGGGCGAAAAGCGCAGGCTATTGCACTGTGTTGTTGTTGGAGGTGGTCCAACAGGGGTTGAATTTAGCGGGGAACTTAGTGATTTCATCACCAGAGATGTGAAAGAACGTTACTCACATGTGAAAGATTATGTCCATGTGACCCTGATTGAG GCAAATGAGATATTGTCATCATTCGATGTTCGCCTCAGGCAGTATGCTGTAAACCAACTAGTTAAG TCAGGTGTTAGGCTTGTACGAGGAATCGTGAAGGATGTACAACCCGACAAATTAATCCTGGACAATGGAGAAGAGGTTCCTTATGGTTTGCTGGTATGGTCTACTGGGGTTGGTGCTTCATCATTCGTCAAGTCATTGCCATTTCCCAAGTCACACGGAGGAAG GATCGGTGTAGATGAGTGGTTACGTGTTCCTTCTGTCCCAGATGTATTTGCTATTGGTGATTGCTGTGGATTCCTTGAAAGCACCGGCAAGGAAGTTCTCCCAGCCTTAGCTCAG GTTGCCGAGCGGCAAGGCTTGTACCTCGCTCGCCTGCTCAACCGTGTGATGAAAGCTGGAGGAGGGCACGCAAATTCCCAGGTCGAAGTCGATCTAGGTCCAAAGTTTGTGTATAAGCATCTAGGGAGTATGGCAACCGTTGGAAGGTACAAAGCTCTGGTGGACCTGAGGCAAAGCAAG GACTCGAAGGGCATATCCATTGCAGGATTTGCAAGCTGGTTCATCTGGCGCTCAGCGTACCTGACTCGTGTTGTCAGCTGGAGAAATAGGCTCTATGTGGCTATCAACTGGCTGACCACGATGATATTCGGCCGTGACATAAGCCGTATCTAG
- the LOC125545191 gene encoding uncharacterized protein LOC125545191, translating into MDADEAAGSSRRMDLNLYLGLPRAPRSRRSDLGSDLALSTPMPSSPSSSAASVDAPPPPEPPHAPYSPSRADLSPPPPEVYSSYHPEDAHLPYAPPLPPVIHELPDDIGFGFHPPPSLVRASEFLWEDRPSSSTASSSFLPDAATRYRQLLEQTGSRWLRSRPTGRFRSDLPPLSSEAQPLGHHDAAVPVPHHEPTIDVVGDDKVTGNGVEVGASEESEERGKSVATFECNICFEMAGEPVVTSCGHLFCWPCLYQWLNVYSNHKECPVCKGEVTEANITPIYGRGNSCSDAEKAVDEGKQPGLTIPPRPHGNRLESFRQQFQHLRPMSRRLGDAHGILSSWRRLLDQQIMSSVSRFEGPSEPAVHETGDIAPHTGRLSRLTTRMRARRLLSEVDNSPDGAFVAPDSGLPGNSAPDAPRDGSSPVLPEGFDLLQRLTLIGIANTERLATAMSDLRRIATPGQHGASASYLRRLATPGQYGGSASSSNPLNPEATVDGTHVGAAPSTDQASNSSTIAVIQGDAGVSETAGEPSNAGSSRTLRRRGRSSALASLDVDGAPPQRNKRRRM; encoded by the coding sequence ATGGACGCCGATGAGGCTGCGGGAAGTAGCAGGAGGATGGATCTGAACCTGTACCTCGGCCTCCCCCGCGCCCCGCGGTCCCGCCGCTCCGACCTCGGCTCCGACCTCGCGCTCAGCACCCCGatgccctcctcgccctcctcctccgccgcctccgtCGACGCCCCTCCGCCTCCGGAGCCCCCGCATGCCCCCTACTCCCCGTCTCGCGCCGACCTGTCTCCCCCGCCACCGGAGGTGTACTCCTCGTACCACCCCGAGGACGCGCACCTGCCGTACGCGCCGCCTCTGCCGCCGGTCATCCATGAGCTCCCGGACGACATCGGCTTCGGCTTCCACCCCCCGCCATCGCTGGTGCGAGCCAGCGAGTTCCTCTGGGAGGACCGCCCGTCTTCATcgacggcctcctcctcctttctCCCCGACGCTGCAACAAGGTACAGGCAGCTGCTTGAGCAGACAGGAAGCCGGTGGCTCCGCTCTAGGCCCACCGGGCGGTTTAGATCGGACCTTCCACCGCTCAGCTCCGAGGCTCAACCCTTGGGGCATCATGATGCAGCAGTGCCGGTGCCACATCATGAGCCGACAATTGATGTCGTTGGAGATGATAAGGTAACCGGCAATGGAGTGGAAGTAGGTGCCTCGGAGGAGTCGGAGGAGCGGGGCAAGAGTGTCGCCACATTTGAGTGCAACATATGCTTTGAGATGGCCGGAGAGCCGGTGGTCACTTCTTGTGGCCATCTCTTCTGCTGGCCCTGCTTATACCAATGGCTTAATGTTTACTCCAACCACAAGGAATGCCCAGTCTGCAAGGGCGAGGTGACGGAGGCGAATATCACTCCTATCTATGGTAGAGGGAATTCTTGTTCAGATGCAGAGAAGGCTGTGGATGAAGGCAAGCAGCCAGGTCTTACAATCCCACCAAGGCCACATGGGAATCGTCTTGAAAGTTTCCGGCAGCAGTTCCAGCACTTACGTCCAATGTCAAGAAGGCTTGGTGACGCACATGGGATACTGTCATCGTGGAGGCGCCTTCTTGATCAACAAATCATGAGTAGTGTGAGTAGATTCGAAGGCCCGTCTGAACCAGCTGTGCATGAAACAGGTGACATTGCTCCACACACTGGCCGCCTAAGTAGATTGACCACAAGGATGAGAGCAAGACGGTTGTTGAGCGAGGTAGATAACTCTCCTGATGGTGCTTTTGTTGCCCCTGATAGTGGTCTGCCTGGAAATAGTGCGCCAGATGCACCTAGAGATGGTTCAAGCCCGGTTTTACCAGAAGGATTTGATTTGTTGCAACGGCTTACTCTTATTGGCATTGCAAATACAGAAAGATTGGCAACTGCCATGAGTGACCTTAGAAGGATAGCTACACCTGGCCAACACGGAGCATCTGCTTCATACCTTAGAAGGTTAGCTACACCTGGCCAATACGGAGGATCTGCTTCATCGTCGAACCCTTTGAATCCCGAGGCAACCGTCGACGGAACCCATGTTGGTGCAGCGCCTTCTACAGACCAAGCATCAAACTCGAGCACCATTGCAGTGATACAGGGGGATGCAGGTGTTTCTGAGACGGCGGGAGAGCCTAGTAACGCAGGTTCTTCGAGAACCctgaggaggagggggaggagcagTGCGTTGGCTTCTTTAGATGTGGATGGTGCTCCCCCACAGCGCAACAAGAGGCGGAGGATGTAG